The sequence ATTGCCAAGCATTGGTAAAAAAAGCCATTGTAGACCGTTTGAGCGACGTTTATCATCGTAGAACACGTTTGCCTGAAACTGGAGCTTTGTATCAATTAGAAGTTGCATTATTGAAAGATAAAGTTACATTGACTCTAGATACAACCGGTCCAAGTTTATTCAAACGTGGGTACCGGATCGCTAAGGGTGGCGCACCTTTGAAAGAAAATATGGCTGCAGCGTTAATCTTGCTGACAACTTGGCGCAAAGATCGTCCGTTTTATGATCCAGTATGTGGTTCAGGAACACTTCCGATTGAAGCAGCCTTAATTGGACGGAATATCGCTCCTGGGCTCAATCGTAATTTTTCTTGTGAAGAATGGGAATGGTTTGATCAATCTGTCTTTAAAGACGTTCGAGAAGAAGCTAAAGCAGCGATTGATCACGACACAGAATTAGACATTGTTGGGACGGATATCGACGCAGACATGATTGAAATTGCCAAGCAAAATGCAATCGAAGCAGGAGTAGGCGACAGTATTACGTTTAAACAAATGCAACTGGCTGATTTTACAACGGAAAAAGAATACGGCGTTATTTTAGCGAATCCGCCTTATGGGGAACGCTTAGGAGAAGAAGAAGAGATCCAAGCCTTGTACAAACAAATGGGGACCGTTTACCGTCCATTAAAAACATGGAGCAAATATATTATTACAAGCGACTTAACGTTTGAATCTTATTATGGCGAACGTGCAACTAAA is a genomic window of Carnobacterium sp. CP1 containing:
- a CDS encoding THUMP domain-containing class I SAM-dependent RNA methyltransferase codes for the protein MKKFQLVATAASGIEALVGKELRNMGYECEIENGKVLFTGTERDIAKTNLWLRTADRIKIVVGEFDAYEFDELFEKTKALPWEDYLPMDANFPVAGKSIKSTLYSVSDCQALVKKAIVDRLSDVYHRRTRLPETGALYQLEVALLKDKVTLTLDTTGPSLFKRGYRIAKGGAPLKENMAAALILLTTWRKDRPFYDPVCGSGTLPIEAALIGRNIAPGLNRNFSCEEWEWFDQSVFKDVREEAKAAIDHDTELDIVGTDIDADMIEIAKQNAIEAGVGDSITFKQMQLADFTTEKEYGVILANPPYGERLGEEEEIQALYKQMGTVYRPLKTWSKYIITSDLTFESYYGERATKKRKLYNGALRTDLFQYWGTRPPRAPRK